The Syntrophobotulus glycolicus DSM 8271 DNA window ATTAAGATGCAAAAATTGAGCATTATAGTTACAGAATTTAACTGTTTTCGATTTTTTTAGAGAATATTCCCCTTGAATCTTAAATTGGAAAATACTAGAATTAAATTGTAAAATATACAAAAAAGGAGGGTGTTCTGTACTAAATACTTATGAGAAAGTCTAATTTGAACCATAAAATGATTGAAGAAAATAAAAAAGAAATAGCAAGAGAGATTCATGACGGACCGTTGCAAACTGGATTATATATTAGCAGAAGGTTAAAACAATTAAATGATTCAAAACAAAATACAGTCCGGAATGAGGAGATAACAGAAATTCAAGAGTTGATAAATAATTTAAATGATGAACTCAGGACAATATGCTTTGATCTACGAACGTCTATTTTAAAAAATAAAGGTCTAATTGATTCTATTAGTGTGTTAATGGAAGAAATAATGAAAAAAGAGTCTATAGTAATTTTCTTTGATGTAGAGGGGTTTTCCAATTCACTCAAATTAGAAGAAAAAATTGAAGTGACAATTTTTCGTATTATTCAGGAAGGTATTCGAAATATAGTTAGACACTCTGGTTCCAAAAAGGTTGAGATTAAACTTCGTCAAAAAACTAAATATATTGAAATTGAATTAAAAGACTTTGGTCAAGGTTTTGATATAACTATTCTTGAAAAGTATTTTTTAGAGCACAATCACTTTGGCCTTATTGGAATGAGGGAAAGGGTGCAAAATTTAGGTGGAGAATTTATAATTATGTCCCACCCAAGAGAAGGAACAGTTTTACAGGTAATTTTGCCTAATCAAAAATGAAAAATTACTCAATTATCTCCACCTATTCGAGAGTACCCTAAAAATTTATAAAAAGGAAACTGTTAAATTTTAAACAATTGTTGTGAATAGAAGGCATTGAAATTAGAGTAGACATAGCAGGGAGCTTTAGGGTAGAAACTAATGGGCATTGAAAGTTGACTATTAAAGAATTGGTATTCATGAGCAGTTTAATGAACATCTTAAAAAGATTTAATTTTATAAAAACAAGAGGTGAACAGAAAAATCATAGAATACGGAGGGATATAAGTGATAAATCCTAAAATTTTCATATTAATAGTTGATGACAATAGCCTTTTTGCCGAAGGGACAGCATCTTTATTATCTCTTGAATCAGAGATAGCTATAGCAGGTATTGCTAAAAATGCAACTGATTGTCTCCAACTTGTAATGAGCGTCCATCCTGATGTTGTTTTGTTGGATATTAATTTGCCAGATGCTTCAGGTATTAGTCTTATAAGCAAAATTAAAAGAGCTAAACCGAATACCTGTATCATTATGTTAACCGGTTATAGTTCAAATGAGTATATTGATGCTTCTCTTAAAGAAGGAGCATCAGGCTTTCTTTCGAAGGATTGTTCTAAACAAGATATTATGATTGCTATTAAACAAGGATTAATAGCTGAAAAATATCCTTCGCGTATCCTGTTGAAAAATTTAATGAAGACTAGTAGTAAAGATAAAAGTATTGAAGGTTCTGGATCGCTTGTTTTTCAAAAGTCAAATTCTAATATAATTAATGATACAACTTTACTAACTTCACGAGAAAAAGACTGCCTAAAACTGATTTGTGAAGGTCTTAGGAATAAGGAAATTGCCGAAGAATTAGGAATTACCAATCGTACAGTAGAGTATCACGTTGGTAATATTTTAGAAAAGTTAGGAGTAAAATCTCGTTTGGAAGCGTTATTAAAATATAAAAAGAACATATGATAATTTGTAATTTTTCACCAAAAACTATACAATATTTTATTACCGTGTAAGAGTCTTTTTATGTTGGAGTCTGTAGCTGTTGCCTGTCATGTTTATAATCTCACAGTGATGTATAAGTCCGTCTAAAATCGTAGTTATAATTGTAGCATCTATAAATTAGCCAATTCATCAAATTCCCTTATTTGAGGTAATAATGAGTGATGTTTTCACGGATATTGAGGACTCGAAACCGGGGAACAAGTTGGCTCCTGTAGTTTCAAGAAATAACTGGTACTGGTTGCGGAAATGTTGCTGCAGATTAGATTTCTTACGATGCCAGACTTCTGGGTGGCTATGGATCGCTGGTTTCTATGTAAGTCATTCTTTCAGTGGCTTGTATCGAAAGACTTTGATTGGGTTACAAAAGCCAAACGCAATACCACTTTGTTTATTAAATGAGTGTGAAAAATAATCTGTTCTTCCACCCTTTCCCCAATAGAATAAAGAGGAAAGGCAGTGTTGTACAAATGGCGGAGAAAAGAGAAAAACGTCAACCCATGTTCTCCAGAGAAGTCATGAAAGAATTCATCCGGGAGAACAACATTGTTACAGCGGAAGATGCTCAAATTTGTTCGCCGATACTCTCCAGGAGCTCCTGGAGGCCGAATTAGATCATAGCCTGGGCTATGAGAAGAACGATACCGAAACGAAAGAAACCTCCAATCGCCGCAACGGTCACAAGCAAAAAGACCGTACGCAGTGACTATGGTGAGCTGGAACTGGACATGCCGAGAGACCGGGACGGTGAGTTTGATCCGGTCATCGTCAAGAAACACCAGAAGAATGTTACCGGTATTGAAGATCAAATTCTTGCTCTTTATGCCAAAGGAATCAGTACTCGGGACATTCAGGATCATCTCCAGCAGCTTTACAGTATCGAGGTTTCTCCTACTCTTATCTCCAATGTCACCAACAAATCGTGCATTCCTGGCAGAATAACTGGGCTGAGATCTCCATCCTTTTCAAATATCCGCGGGAGATCCGCAAGATTATTTATACGACCAATATGATTGAAAGCTACCACCGGCAATTACGGAAGGTTACCAAGGGCAAGAGTATCTTTCCAACGGATGATGCCCTGCTAAAAATGCTCTACCTGGCCACTCAGGATGTCTTAAGAAAGTGGACGGGCCGGATCCAGAATTGGAGCCGGATTTTACTCCAATTGTCCATCTATTTCCCGGAAAAGGTAAAGTTGCATATCTACTCTTGAGCAACTGGCATGATGCACCGCAAGAGGCTGTAGATGTAATGCCTGACCTTTGCCATCAATAGAGATTTTCAGCTTTTTCCAGAAGCTTGATGTAGTCAGGATTCGTAAAGTGGCCCCCTTGATCACTATTAATTATCTCTGGCTTGCGCTTATTCAGCGCACGTTTTAAACAGTCCAGAATAAATGACTTTTCCAGGGTGCTCGAAAGCTCGTAATCGACAATGCGTCTGCTATACCAGTCAATAATGATAAACAAGTACATGAACCCCTTTTGCATTCGGAGTAGGATAAGCATTCAGCGCCTTGTTCATTTCTGAATAGGTTTCCGAACACTTTCCTCCGAACCGTACTTACACTTTTCAGTGTATACGGCTCTCCATCTACCATTTAATATCACGAAGCATGGATAATCTGACTGAAACAATGTTCACATACAGGGAGTGTTTTACGCCTCAAATTGATCATGCGAATATTCCACGGCGTATCTGCTATGAGACTGCTTAACTTACGCACATGGTGGATTAAGATTCTAACATTTACCGCATTACAGAGTTCACAGACACCCTGCTTGAGCTTGTACGCAGGGCCGTATCTGCCAAATGGGTATTTGTATTCGATTTTAACGTCATCACATAGTTTGTCTCACTCGCTTTATCTCTGCGGAAACCATTGTGATAATACAGCACGGCTCTTTCTACACCCTTTCCATCATGTATTTGTCTAGTTCATTCAGGTATATATTCGCTAGAATTGGACTGATGATCGACCCTTGGGCAGTGCCGCTGTATGTGGCGTAATACTGCCTGTCTTCCAAATAGCCTGCTTTGAGAAATTTTCGAATGAGTTGAATAAATCGTTCATCTTTTATTCGCTTGCGCAGTATTCTTACCAGAATGTCGTGATCAATGGTGTCAAAATAGGCCGAAATGTCACCTTCAATAAACCACTTTTCTAAGAAGATATGGGCGGATATACTGGGCATGATAACGTTTACTGAGATTGGGCTTGGGATAGATGGTATAAATGCCCATAAGCCGCATCATTCTTCGGATCTTTTTACGGTTAACCAGGATCTCGTCATCGCGTCGAATAATCTTCGTGATTGTTCTATAGCCCCAGGTGGGGTGAGTAGTGTGTATTTCGTCGATTCTGCGCATGATGAACAAGTCCTCGTCTGAAAGGGTCTTCTCTTTTGGAGGATTGCGGTATATACTGTTGCGATTGATGTTCAGCAATTCAGCCTGTCTGCTGATGGTCAGGCAGGGATCACTGAAATCAACGCATTCTTTTCTTCCAGTCAGGTCCGACGATTTGTGTAGATTTTTTTTCCAACCAGCCTACTCGTAGGTAAGCTGGCCCACTTTGCGCTCAAGTTCAGGGATATGCTCTTTACTTTTTTCGAGTTCCTTTTCGGCTTCAGAAGGTCCTTTCTTAAATATACTGACCCCAATGAGTTAAACACGGAACTTAAATGTTGATTAGCAGGAATATCTGCAATTAATAAATTAGATTTTATACCGAGATAAAACGGGAAGACCCTTGATAGTAAGGGATTACACGGGATTAATAAAGTTATTTCTTTTTGCGAGAAATTTTGATCATTATCGTTAGTCATTTTTAAAAAGAAAAAAGGCACTGAAACGCTGGAAGTAGCATGTTTAAAGGAACAGAGCGTTTTTTAATGCCTTTTTTTTATTTTAGCATATTCGTTTGAGGAAAATATACAACTTTGCCGTTAAAAATCAGCGTTAATGCGTTAGTAAGTGGTTAACACTAACGTGAGAAAACCTGATGCTTTCAAGCGTTAGAGCTATTTAACAGATGAAAATAAACGTTAATGTCCAGGCAAATTTATGGTCAAAACGTTAAAAAAGCAATGTGACAAAATGAATTTTTTCAAAAAAGCTGTCACATTGCCCGTATACCAACTGTTCCAGCGCTTTTTGGCATTAAAAATTGTCACATTGCAATATTACAAAAAATTAAAGAAGGCCAGCCCCAAAAGATTGAGGCTGGCTCTTATTATTTGCGGAATTAATTCCACTTTAGGGACTAAAAAAAAGTCTATTGATCTTCTTCTCCATTAAAATCTTGCCTCATCGTTATATTTGCTTCTTCCAGTGGGATTACCCCTACTACCTTACCAAGGACTTTCACTTTCGCCAGATCAGTGATAACAATATCTTTCATTTTATCATTAGCCGGCTTGAGTCTTACCTCATGATCGTATCGGTAAAACTTCTTTATTGTCACGTCACCGTCGACTTTTATTAGCGCCGACTCTCCTTGTTCTACTGTCGGCTGCGGGCTAATAATTATTAGGTCGCCGTCCCGGATACCAGCATCGATCATACTCTCTCCTTTTGCTCTCACAATATAAGTATTTTTTTTAATTTTCTTGGTCGGTACCGGAAGAAACCCTTCCAAAAATTCATCTGCCATGATTGGCATACCAGCGGCTACTGTTCCAAGAACCGGCAGGTATACTTTTTTCTCTTCCTTAATAATTTCTGTTTCATGTCCCGGATCTGAGGCTCGGGTCTTTTTTAATGTTTCTTCTAGAATATCAAGGTTCCTATTTTTTATCAAAAATGCTGTATAAGCCTTTAGTGCTTGCCGACTTTCACCATCTAAAAGATTATAAGCCTCAATCATTCTTTGTAGATCAGGCTCAATAGCAGCCTGATCTACTGCTGATGTCTCACCCGTAAGAACCCAGTCTGAAGAAACACCAAATTCCTCCTTAATAGATATCAAGGTAAAAAGACTAGGTAATGCTTTTCCTGATTCCCAATCACCTATATTACCTGATGATAACCCTAATTTTGCCCCGAATTTAGCCATTGAAAGTCCAGTTTTCTTTCGTAAATGTTTTATCCGATCACGAATGCCATTTGAATAAATATCTCTAAGTGAAGACAAAGTTCTTTCACCTCCAATCTCCACTCTGAATATCAGAGTGATGTTCTATAATATCGGTATAAGTCGACTCTTTATTTCAGTGTGAATCCCTTTACACGCTCTGCATTACAGTATATAATATCTCTATAGGGAATAAATTCCACGATACAAGCGTACCACAGACCCGACAATCTCTCAATGCAAATATTTGTCGGAAGACATGAAGAAAGGAGTAAAAAGAACCCTAATATCCATACGTCGAGGTTCAACGCTTGTCGAAAAATTCCTTTAAAGTAGATTTTTAATAAATAAGAATTTCGAAAGGAGGTAAGTCCGTGAAGCAAATAACTCCAGAGCAAATAGACAGCATTGAGGTAAACGTATTTAAAGAACACTGTATTCCAGCAGTTTTAGACGAAGTTGAAAGAGAATTGAAATTTAATGAAAGACTTTTTTTTCATAGTAAAACCCTATATAGCAGTTCGGAACAATGGAAAACAGTAAAGTCAGTTATATGCGGATGGACTAGTTACTGTTTTAAAAGAGTAAAAAAAGGGGAAGCAAGTGTTGCGGAATTTGCAACCTGTCAGGGATTATTGGAAGAAATA harbors:
- a CDS encoding sensor histidine kinase, translating into MNHKMIEENKKEIAREIHDGPLQTGLYISRRLKQLNDSKQNTVRNEEITEIQELINNLNDELRTICFDLRTSILKNKGLIDSISVLMEEIMKKESIVIFFDVEGFSNSLKLEEKIEVTIFRIIQEGIRNIVRHSGSKKVEIKLRQKTKYIEIELKDFGQGFDITILEKYFLEHNHFGLIGMRERVQNLGGEFIIMSHPREGTVLQVILPNQK
- a CDS encoding response regulator, giving the protein MINPKIFILIVDDNSLFAEGTASLLSLESEIAIAGIAKNATDCLQLVMSVHPDVVLLDINLPDASGISLISKIKRAKPNTCIIMLTGYSSNEYIDASLKEGASGFLSKDCSKQDIMIAIKQGLIAEKYPSRILLKNLMKTSSKDKSIEGSGSLVFQKSNSNIINDTTLLTSREKDCLKLICEGLRNKEIAEELGITNRTVEYHVGNILEKLGVKSRLEALLKYKKNI
- a CDS encoding helix-turn-helix domain-containing protein is translated as MSSLRDIYSNGIRDRIKHLRKKTGLSMAKFGAKLGLSSGNIGDWESGKALPSLFTLISIKEEFGVSSDWVLTGETSAVDQAAIEPDLQRMIEAYNLLDGESRQALKAYTAFLIKNRNLDILEETLKKTRASDPGHETEIIKEEKKVYLPVLGTVAAGMPIMADEFLEGFLPVPTKKIKKNTYIVRAKGESMIDAGIRDGDLIIISPQPTVEQGESALIKVDGDVTIKKFYRYDHEVRLKPANDKMKDIVITDLAKVKVLGKVVGVIPLEEANITMRQDFNGEEDQ
- a CDS encoding ATP-binding protein, with the protein product MDATIITTILDGLIHHCEIINMTGNSYRLQHKKTLTR